In Streptomyces sp. NBC_00683, the DNA window GCGTGCGCCCACCGCCTTCGCGGAATCGGGCTCCGGGCAACGGGGAGGGAACGCACATGCGTGTACGCGGACGGGCCGCCAGGGCCGCTGCCCTGGCCGGGGCGGCCCTGCTGACGGCAGGAGTGCTGGCGGGATGCGACAGCCCCGCACCCCCTCAGCCCGCGTCCCCGGAAACCGCGTCCGCGCGGCCCGGCTCCCCGCCGTCCTCCTCGTCCGCCCCCCAGAAGCTGAGCTGGAAGCGCTGCGAAGCCCCGGAGGGCGGCAGGGCACCCGGTCCCGCCTGGCGGTGCGCCACCGTCGACGTCCCGCTGGACTACGCGCGCCCGGACGGCGACACGATCGGCATCGCACTGATCCGCAAGCAGGCCACGGCGAAGAGCCGGCGCATCGGCTCCATGCTCTTCAACTTCGGCGGCCCCGGGGGCTCAGGCGTCGACATCCTGCCGCGCGCCGCCGGTTCGTACCGGAAGCTGAACACCCGCTACGACCTCGTCGGCTTCGATCCCCGCGGCGTCGCCGGCAGCTCCGGGGTCCGCTGCCGCACCGACGAGGAGCAGGAAAAGGCCTACCGCGAGATCGACATGACCCCGGAGACGGCTGCGGAGGAGACCGCGTTCGTCAAGGACGGCGCGGACTTCGGCGCCGGCTGCGAGCGCCGGTCCGGCAAGGTGCTCCCCCATGTCGGCACGACGAACGCGGCCCGGGACATGGACGTGATCCGCAGGACGCTCGGCGACGAGAAGCTTTCCTACTTCGGCATCTCGTACGGTACGGAGCTCGGCGGAACGTACGCCCATCTCTTCCCGAAGAACGTGGGACGGGTCGTGCTGGACGCGGTCGTCGACCCGACGGCGGACACCGTGGGCCACGCGCGCAACCAGGCGACGGGCTTCCAGCGGGCGCTGGAGAACTACCTCGAGGACCGCGGCCAGGACCCGGAGGCGGGCACACGGCGGATAGCGGCGCTCCTGCGGCGGATCGACGCCGACCCCCTGCCGACCTCCTCGGGCCGCAGGCTCAACGAGACGCTCGCCATCACCGGCATCGTGACCCCTCTCTACTCGAAGAGCGGCTGGCCGACCCTGACGGACGCGCTCGACGAGGCCCAGAACAGTGGCACGGGCGACGGGCTGCTCCGGCTGGCCGACTCGTACAACGGCCGTGACGAGGAAGGGCACTACGACACCCAGAACCATTCGCAGCGGGCGATCTCCTGCGCCGACACCAAGGCCAGGCCGACGGCGTCCGAGGCGCGGGCACTGCTGCCCGAGTTCCGCGAACTGTCGCCGGTCTTCGGCCCGTTCCTGGCGTGGGACACGGCCGGATGGTGC includes these proteins:
- a CDS encoding alpha/beta hydrolase, with product MRVRGRAARAAALAGAALLTAGVLAGCDSPAPPQPASPETASARPGSPPSSSSAPQKLSWKRCEAPEGGRAPGPAWRCATVDVPLDYARPDGDTIGIALIRKQATAKSRRIGSMLFNFGGPGGSGVDILPRAAGSYRKLNTRYDLVGFDPRGVAGSSGVRCRTDEEQEKAYREIDMTPETAAEETAFVKDGADFGAGCERRSGKVLPHVGTTNAARDMDVIRRTLGDEKLSYFGISYGTELGGTYAHLFPKNVGRVVLDAVVDPTADTVGHARNQATGFQRALENYLEDRGQDPEAGTRRIAALLRRIDADPLPTSSGRRLNETLAITGIVTPLYSKSGWPTLTDALDEAQNSGTGDGLLRLADSYNGRDEEGHYDTQNHSQRAISCADTKARPTASEARALLPEFRELSPVFGPFLAWDTAGWCARWPVAGEHDTPEASAPGAAPMLVIGTTGDPATPYEGAQKMADELGEGVGIMVTNKGEGHGSYGESTCVTSLVDAYFLDGKIPADGRTCG